One Ricinus communis isolate WT05 ecotype wild-type chromosome 7, ASM1957865v1, whole genome shotgun sequence genomic region harbors:
- the LOC8276471 gene encoding E3 ubiquitin-protein ligase BOI — protein MLGGNNSNPLLPVFVEDNRIPYQTNPSNQLQLFVPAGCNVDPVNYFGNEHMTSMLRSNKRGREAEDFSRQQKLQISLNYNICQDEADRSASIPNPNPVSTGLRLSYDDDERNSSVTSASGSMTAASSIIMSLGDNIRTELDRQKEEFDQYIKIQEEHLAKGVRDMKQRHIASFLAAIEKGVSKKMREKDLEIENMNRKNKELIERIKQVAMEAQNWHYRAKYNESVVNVLKSNLQAAISQGAADQGKEGFGDSEVDDAASYIDPNNYLNMSVGHARPQARNNQGLKEHMTCRACKVKEVSMLLMPCRHLCLCKECDMLIGVCPVCQLIKTSSVQVYLS, from the exons ATGTTGGGAGGCAACAACAGTAATCCTTTGCTGCCTGTTTTTGTGGAAGATAATCGCATACCGTATCAGACTAATCCTTCAAATCAGCTGCAGTTATTTG TCCCAGCTGGATGTAATGTTGATCCTGTGAATTATTTCGGGAATGAGCATATGACCTCTATGCTTCGTTCCAATAAAAGAGGCAGGGAAGCTGAAGATTTTAGTAGACAGCAAAAGTTACAGATTTCCTTAAACTATAACATATGTCAAGATGAGGCTGACCGCTCAGCGAGCATCCCGAACCCAAACCCTGTTTCAACTGGGTTACGCTTATcatatgatgatgatgaacgCAACTCTTCTGTAACTTCTGCAAGTGGAAGCATGACAGCAGCATCTTCAATTATCATGTCCCTTGGTGACAATATTAGGACTGAGCTTGATCGGCAGAAAGAAGAGTTTGATCAGTATATAAAGATTCAG GAGGAGCACCTGGCTAAGGGGGTGAGGGATATGAAACAGAGGCatattgcttcttttcttgctGCCATTGAGAAGGGTGTAAGCAAGAAAATGCGGGAAAAAGACCTAGAGATAGAGAACATGAACCGTAAGAACAAGGAATTGATTGAGAGAATAAAGCAGGTGGCTATGGAAGCACAGAATTGGCACTATAGAGCAAAGTACAACGAGTCAGTTGTGAATGTACTGAAGAGCAACCTTCAAGCAGCAATTTCACAGGGTGCTGCTGACCAAGGGAAGGAAGGGTTTGGGGACAGTGAAGTTGATGATGCTGCCTCATACATTGACCCAAACAACTACTTGAACATGTCAGTTGGGCATGCAAGACCGCAGGCGAGGAACAATCAAGGATTGAAGGAACATATGACCTGCAGAGCATGCAAAGTAAAGGAGGTTAGCATGTTGTTGATGCCTTGTAGGCATTTATGTTTATGTAAAGAATGTGATATGTTAATAGGTGTTTGTCCTGTATGCCAGTTGATCAAAACTTCTAGTGTTCAAGTGTACTTGTCCTAA
- the LOC8276470 gene encoding DNA (cytosine-5)-methyltransferase DRM2 isoform X1, giving the protein MVHQFVNMGFSEKLVMQAIDENGEDEASILDSLLTYSLRKEDFPCKKRKLHQNRSSKSQESKRKAKNFLERNGRTLHLPNPMIGFGIPHEPWKITERKLHPIAVGPPYFYYENAALTPKGVWSKISSFLYDIQPEFVDSIYFCAAARKRGYVHNLPIQNRFPLLPRPPLTIHEVLPSTEKWWPSWDKRTKLNCLLTSYGNAKLTECIRKALEDCDGEPTLRAKKYVLEQCKRWNLVWVGKNKVAPLEPDEMEMLLGFPKDHTRGGGINRNDRYKALGNSFQVDTVAYHLSVLKNLFPYGITVLSLFSGIGGAEVALHRLGIPLNSVVSVEISEVNRNIPRSWWEQTNQKGYLIEIGDVREVDGDSIKRWIKLFGGFDLVIGGSPCNNLAGANRRNRDGLEGEQSSLFYDYYRILKLVRDTFGEIMDSEILNRYTDCI; this is encoded by the exons ATGGTTCATCAGTTTGTGAATATGGGTTTTTCTGAGAAGCTGGTGATGCAAGCAATTGACGAAAATG gTGAAGATGAAGCATCTATTTTGGATTCTCTTCTTACATATTCT CTAAGAAAGGAGGATTTTCCTTGTAAAAAGAGGAAACTTCATCAAAATCGAAGTTCAAAAAGCCAAGAGAGCAAAAGGAAGGCGAAGAATTTTCTGGAACGAAATGGAAGGACTCTTCATCTACCTAATCCAATGATCGGATTTGGAATTCCACATGAGCCATGGAAAATAACGGAGAGAAAGCTCCATCCGATAGCTGTTGGTCCCCCGTacttttattatgaaaatgcGGCTCTTACTCCTAAGGGTGTATGGAGTAAAATTTCTAGCTTTCTTTATGATATTCAACCTGAATTTGTtgattctatatatttttgtgcTGCTGCCAGAAAAAGAGGTTATGTACATAACCTTCCAATTCAAAACCGATTTCCTCTTTTGCCAAGACCACCACTCACCATACATGAGGTCTTACCTTCAACTGAAAAATGGTGGCCTTCGTGGGACAAGAGAACAAAGCTGAATTGCCTTTTGACTTCCTATGGAAATGCCAAACTTACAGAATGCATAAGGAAGGCACTTGAAGATTGTGACGGTGAGCCTACACTAAGAGCCAAAAAGTACGTTCTTGAGCAATGCAAGAGATGGAATCTAGTTTGGGTTGGAAAAAACAAAGTTGCACCTCTTGAACCTGATGAGATGGAGATGTTGCTCGGATTTCCAAAGGACCACACCAGGGGTGGCGGAATTAATAGGAATGACAGATATAAAGCACTTGGAAACTCTTTTCAG GTTGACACGGTTGCTTACCATCTTTCGGTATTGAAGAATCTGTTTCCTTATGGGATTACTGTCCTCTCACTTTTCTCTGGCATTGGTGGAGCTGAAGTAGCCTTGCATAGACTTGGGATACCGCTAAACAGTGTTGTTTCTGTTGAAATTTCAGAAGTGAACAGAAACATTCCACGAAGTTGGTGGGAGCAAACAAACCAGAAAGGGTATCTTATAGAAATTGGAGATGTCAGAGAAGTTGATGGTGATAGCATAAAAAGGTGGATCAAATTATTTGGTGGATTCGATCTTGTGATTGGTGGGAGTCCGTGCAACAACCTTGCTGGTGCCAATAGACGCAACAGAGATGGACTTGAGGGTGAACAATCTTCTCTGTTCTATGACTACTACAGAATTCTAAAACTTGTTAG GGATACTTTTGGTGAGATAATGGATAGTGAAATCCTCAACAGGTACACCGACTGCATATAG
- the LOC8276470 gene encoding DNA (cytosine-5)-methyltransferase DRM2 isoform X2, protein MVHQFVNMGFSEKLVMQAIDENGEDEASILDSLLTYSLRKEDFPCKKRKLHQNRSSKSQESKRKAKNFLERNGRTLHLPNPMIGFGIPHEPWKITERKLHPIAVGPPYFYYENAALTPKGVWSKISSFLYDIQPEFVDSIYFCAAARKRGYVHNLPIQNRFPLLPRPPLTIHEVLPSTEKWWPSWDKRTKLNCLLTSYGNAKLTECIRKALEDCDGEPTLRAKKYVLEQCKRWNLVWVGKNKVAPLEPDEMEMLLGFPKDHTRGGGINRNDRYKALGNSFQVDTVAYHLSVLKNLFPYGITVLSLFSGIGGAEVALHRLGIPLNSVVSVEISEVNRNIPRSWWEQTNQKGYLIEIGDVREVDGDSIKRWIKLFGGFDLVIGGSPCNNLAGANRRNRDGLEGILLVR, encoded by the exons ATGGTTCATCAGTTTGTGAATATGGGTTTTTCTGAGAAGCTGGTGATGCAAGCAATTGACGAAAATG gTGAAGATGAAGCATCTATTTTGGATTCTCTTCTTACATATTCT CTAAGAAAGGAGGATTTTCCTTGTAAAAAGAGGAAACTTCATCAAAATCGAAGTTCAAAAAGCCAAGAGAGCAAAAGGAAGGCGAAGAATTTTCTGGAACGAAATGGAAGGACTCTTCATCTACCTAATCCAATGATCGGATTTGGAATTCCACATGAGCCATGGAAAATAACGGAGAGAAAGCTCCATCCGATAGCTGTTGGTCCCCCGTacttttattatgaaaatgcGGCTCTTACTCCTAAGGGTGTATGGAGTAAAATTTCTAGCTTTCTTTATGATATTCAACCTGAATTTGTtgattctatatatttttgtgcTGCTGCCAGAAAAAGAGGTTATGTACATAACCTTCCAATTCAAAACCGATTTCCTCTTTTGCCAAGACCACCACTCACCATACATGAGGTCTTACCTTCAACTGAAAAATGGTGGCCTTCGTGGGACAAGAGAACAAAGCTGAATTGCCTTTTGACTTCCTATGGAAATGCCAAACTTACAGAATGCATAAGGAAGGCACTTGAAGATTGTGACGGTGAGCCTACACTAAGAGCCAAAAAGTACGTTCTTGAGCAATGCAAGAGATGGAATCTAGTTTGGGTTGGAAAAAACAAAGTTGCACCTCTTGAACCTGATGAGATGGAGATGTTGCTCGGATTTCCAAAGGACCACACCAGGGGTGGCGGAATTAATAGGAATGACAGATATAAAGCACTTGGAAACTCTTTTCAG GTTGACACGGTTGCTTACCATCTTTCGGTATTGAAGAATCTGTTTCCTTATGGGATTACTGTCCTCTCACTTTTCTCTGGCATTGGTGGAGCTGAAGTAGCCTTGCATAGACTTGGGATACCGCTAAACAGTGTTGTTTCTGTTGAAATTTCAGAAGTGAACAGAAACATTCCACGAAGTTGGTGGGAGCAAACAAACCAGAAAGGGTATCTTATAGAAATTGGAGATGTCAGAGAAGTTGATGGTGATAGCATAAAAAGGTGGATCAAATTATTTGGTGGATTCGATCTTGTGATTGGTGGGAGTCCGTGCAACAACCTTGCTGGTGCCAATAGACGCAACAGAGATGGACTTGAGG GGATACTTTTGGTGAGATAA